In Euphorbia lathyris chromosome 10, ddEupLath1.1, whole genome shotgun sequence, a single genomic region encodes these proteins:
- the LOC136209863 gene encoding ethylene-responsive transcription factor ERF119-like, protein MPVTGKQPLDCRKANSITQESRMRKIRVIYHDPDATDTDSSDGDDESERRNNQVSLKTKRFVKEINLTLPYVVFPNSQSQSCLPDPESGGGKRKIPNKRRRVSTQPPCGGGGGAVKKRPVGVRQRKWGKWIAEIRHPVTKVRTWLGTYNSLEEAARVYEAKKKEYESKNISSAITEIHNIDLDISDDTKIVLPDASLSSVLELDISHTSSSSSSVFDLEILDDLGSCPIGEHFNLGMEFGGLVDDDLGRFGDVFCSIDDLDLCGFDSNEQSELPNYDFEFGSEEFACLDEHLSAAR, encoded by the coding sequence ATGCCGGTGACCGGAAAACAACCTTTAGACTGTAGAAAAGCCAATTCAATCACTCAAGAGTCCAGAATGAGAAAAATCCGTGTGATTTACCATGATCCTGATGCAACTGATACAGATTCTAGTGATGGTGATGATGAATCAGAGAGGAGGAATAATCAGGTTTCCTTGAAAACTAAAAGATTTGTTAAGGAGATTAATTTAACTTTGCCATATGTTGTTTTCCCTAATTCTCAATCTCAATCTTGCCTCCCTGACCCGGAGTCTGgaggaggaaaaagaaaaatccccaaTAAGAGAAGAAGAGTTTCGACACAACCACCCtgtggaggaggaggaggagcggTGAAGAAGCGGCCGGTGGGTGTGAGGCAAAGGAAGTGGGGGAAATGGATAGCTGAAATTAGACACCCTGTTACTAAAGTCCGGACTTGGTTAGGTACTTATAATTCTCTCGAAGAAGCTGCTCGGGTATACGAGGCAAAAAAGAAGGAATATGAATCTAAAAACATATCATCTGCTATTACTGAGATTCACAACATTGATCTCGACATTTCCGATGATACTAAAATTGTCCTTCCCGATGCTTCCCTGTCCTCAGTTCTTGAGCTAGACATTTCCCATACTTCTTCGTCCTCGTCCTCAGTTTTTGATCTTGAGATCCTTGATGATTTGGGGTCTTGCCCAATTGGGGAACATTTTAACTTGGGGATGGAATTTGGTGGCCTCGTTGATGACGATTTGGGGCGATTTGGTGATGTGTTTTGTAGCATTGATGATCTTGATTTATGCGGGTTTGATAGCAATGAACAAAGTGAGCTTCCGAATTATGATTTTGAGTTTGGAAGTGAGGAATTTGCTTGTCTGGATGAACATTTATCAGCAGCAAGATGA